The Candidatus Mycolicibacterium alkanivorans genome contains a region encoding:
- a CDS encoding lytic transglycosylase domain-containing protein produces the protein MGRGNRVGRVVRSPVFGLAVLTPIVLAGAVGAAPSRLGAPVYDTDVTPLAAVSPSHTDSSGVTVVAPTKQPTNFRVAAATLSAPPPPIVLNSPGAMRIPAVALAAYRNAEQMMASAAPGCGVSWNLLAGVGRIESQHANGGATDARGTAVTPIYGPALDGTLPGNEVIVQTVTAGRPMYARAIGPMQFLPGTWSRYASDGDGDGKADPQNVYDAALAAARYLCSGGLNLRNQSHVLAAILRYNNSMAYAQNVMGWAAAYATGVAPVALPPIVGPAPAIGDAHLEHPEGLGPGMPFTAAGLLPGQAPCEVICMGSQVALPAATPAPDAVPAEAPQPWQPPWMLPAPAAEPAPAPETAAPLPATHGALPGPAN, from the coding sequence GTGGGCAGAGGTAACCGCGTCGGCAGGGTGGTGCGGAGTCCTGTCTTCGGTCTGGCGGTGCTCACCCCGATCGTCCTCGCCGGTGCGGTGGGAGCCGCACCGAGCCGGCTGGGCGCACCGGTGTACGACACGGACGTGACGCCCTTGGCCGCGGTGTCGCCGTCGCATACCGATTCCTCGGGTGTCACGGTGGTCGCCCCGACCAAGCAGCCGACCAACTTCCGCGTCGCGGCCGCCACGCTGTCCGCGCCGCCGCCGCCGATCGTGCTGAATTCCCCTGGCGCCATGCGAATTCCGGCCGTAGCGCTGGCGGCCTACCGTAACGCCGAGCAGATGATGGCCTCGGCAGCACCCGGCTGCGGCGTGAGCTGGAACCTGTTGGCCGGCGTCGGCCGCATCGAGTCGCAGCACGCCAACGGCGGCGCCACCGACGCCCGCGGCACCGCGGTCACCCCGATCTACGGACCGGCACTCGACGGCACCCTGCCGGGTAACGAAGTCATCGTCCAGACCGTGACGGCCGGGCGCCCGATGTACGCGCGGGCGATCGGGCCGATGCAGTTCCTGCCCGGCACCTGGTCGCGTTATGCCTCTGACGGCGACGGCGACGGCAAGGCCGACCCGCAGAACGTCTACGACGCCGCTCTGGCCGCCGCCCGCTACCTGTGCAGCGGTGGCCTCAACCTGCGCAACCAGTCACACGTGCTCGCCGCCATCCTGCGCTACAACAACTCGATGGCCTACGCGCAGAACGTGATGGGCTGGGCGGCGGCGTATGCCACCGGTGTCGCCCCGGTGGCGCTGCCGCCGATCGTCGGGCCGGCACCGGCCATCGGTGACGCCCACCTCGAGCACCCCGAGGGCCTGGGCCCCGGTATGCCGTTCACGGCGGCCGGCCTGCTGCCCGGCCAGGCGCCGTGTGAGGTGATCTGCATGGGCTCGCAAGTCGCATTGCCGGCCGCCACTCCGGCGCCCGACGCCGTCCCCGCCGAGGCCCCGCAGCCGTGGCAGCCGCCGTGGATGCTGCCGGCCCCTGCCGCCGAGCCGGCGCCCGCTCCTGAGACCGCGGCTCCGCTGCCCGCGACGCACGGTG
- a CDS encoding DUF1003 domain-containing protein produces the protein MSDLSARQRLDTPRTSRRFQINVDPEAVGRFSESIARFLGTGRYLLWQTIIVIVWISLNLFAVRWRWDPYPFILLNLAFSTQAAYAAPLILLAQNRQENRDKVALEEDRRRAQQTKADTEFLARELAALRLAIGEVATRDYLRRELEEVRELLEALQREKPATGKHDASERRSKKSGS, from the coding sequence GTGAGCGATCTGTCGGCGCGCCAGCGGCTCGACACCCCCCGCACCTCGCGGCGGTTCCAGATCAACGTCGACCCCGAGGCCGTCGGCCGGTTCAGCGAGTCGATCGCCCGGTTCCTGGGCACCGGGCGCTACCTGTTGTGGCAGACCATCATCGTCATCGTGTGGATCTCGCTGAACCTGTTCGCGGTGCGCTGGCGCTGGGATCCCTACCCGTTCATCCTGCTCAACCTGGCGTTTTCCACTCAGGCCGCCTATGCCGCGCCGCTGATCCTGCTGGCCCAGAACCGCCAGGAGAACCGCGACAAGGTGGCGCTGGAGGAAGACCGCCGACGCGCCCAGCAGACCAAGGCCGACACCGAGTTCCTGGCCCGCGAGCTGGCCGCCCTGCGGCTGGCGATCGGCGAGGTCGCAACGCGGGACTACTTGCGCCGCGAACTCGAAGAGGTGCGCGAGTTGCTCGAAGCCCTGCAGCGGGAGAAGCCGGCGACGGGCAAGCACGACGCATCCGAGCGGCGCTCGAAGAAATCTGGTTCGTGA
- a CDS encoding magnesium transporter MgtE N-terminal domain-containing protein — MASVNRVYAARLAGMAVLGPDGESLGRVRDVVISMSIVRQQPRVLGLVVELLTRRRIFVPILRVISIEPNAVTLSTGNVSLRRFAQRPGEVLVLGQVLDTRVRIDDPELPQLDAVDVVVVDLAIEQTRSRDWLVTRVAVRSHRRLGRRSTVHVVDWQNVQGLTPSALAMPGQGVAQLLHQFEDQRPIVVADALRDLPAKRRTEVINALDDDRLADILQELPEDDQTVLLMQLDTERAADVLEAMDPDDAADLLGVLNPTEAEVLLRRMDPEESEPVRRLLSHSPDTAGGLMTSEPVVLAPDTTVAEALARVRDPDLTPALASLVFVVRPPTATPTGRYLGCVHLQALLREPPANLVSGIVDTDLPSLTPDTSLGALTRYFAAYNLVCGPVVDDQNHLLGAVTVDDVLDHLLPHDWRDDYEEPQLSSRVTEGAT, encoded by the coding sequence ATGGCGTCGGTGAACAGGGTCTATGCGGCGCGGCTCGCGGGAATGGCCGTCCTTGGGCCCGACGGCGAATCCCTCGGTCGCGTCCGCGATGTCGTGATCAGCATGAGCATCGTCCGCCAGCAGCCTCGGGTACTCGGACTTGTCGTCGAATTGCTCACGCGCAGAAGGATATTCGTCCCCATTCTGCGGGTGATTTCGATCGAACCCAACGCAGTGACGCTCAGCACCGGCAACGTGTCGCTGCGGCGGTTCGCCCAGCGCCCCGGCGAGGTGCTGGTGCTCGGCCAGGTGCTCGACACCCGCGTCCGCATCGACGACCCGGAGCTGCCGCAACTGGATGCCGTCGACGTGGTGGTGGTCGACCTGGCCATCGAACAGACCCGGTCCCGTGACTGGCTGGTGACGCGGGTGGCGGTGCGCAGCCATCGCCGGCTGGGCCGGCGCTCGACGGTTCACGTGGTGGACTGGCAGAACGTGCAGGGGCTGACCCCGTCGGCGCTGGCCATGCCCGGCCAGGGTGTGGCCCAGCTGCTGCACCAGTTCGAGGACCAGCGCCCCATCGTGGTGGCCGACGCGCTACGCGACCTTCCGGCCAAGCGCCGCACCGAGGTGATCAACGCCCTCGACGACGATCGGCTGGCCGACATCCTGCAGGAGCTGCCCGAAGACGACCAGACCGTCCTGCTGATGCAGCTGGACACCGAGCGGGCCGCCGACGTCCTGGAGGCGATGGACCCCGACGACGCCGCCGATCTGCTGGGCGTGCTCAACCCCACCGAGGCCGAGGTCCTGCTGCGCCGGATGGACCCGGAGGAGTCCGAGCCGGTGCGACGGCTGCTGAGCCACTCACCCGACACCGCGGGCGGTCTGATGACCTCCGAGCCGGTGGTCCTCGCGCCGGACACCACCGTCGCCGAGGCGCTGGCCCGGGTCCGTGACCCCGACCTGACCCCGGCGCTGGCGTCGCTGGTGTTCGTGGTCCGCCCGCCGACCGCCACCCCCACCGGCCGCTACCTGGGCTGCGTACACCTGCAGGCGCTGCTGCGCGAACCACCCGCGAACCTGGTCAGCGGCATCGTCGACACCGACCTGCCGAGCCTGACGCCCGACACCTCGCTGGGGGCACTGACCCGCTACTTCGCCGCCTACAATCTGGTCTGCGGTCCGGTGGTCGACGACCAGAATCACCTGCTCGGCGCCGTCACCGTCGACGACGTCCTCGATCACCTGCTGCCCCACGACTGGCGCGACGACTACGAGGAGCCGCAGTTGTCCAGCCGCGTGACCGAGGGGGCGACGTGA
- a CDS encoding DUF4190 domain-containing protein, whose protein sequence is MTNPPPPDGAPPPLDPYAPVDYPANYPPLPPPVYPPPYPPPAGYPYPPPYAGDPYDPYRPLKPPGTNGKAIAALACSLGGLVFCGFPSIAGIILGIVAMRETKRTGQDGFGLAVAGVAIGAVIVALMLLYIVFMIFIVSSSTSYNNY, encoded by the coding sequence ATGACCAATCCCCCACCGCCGGACGGCGCGCCGCCGCCCCTCGATCCGTACGCGCCGGTCGACTACCCGGCGAACTACCCGCCGCTGCCGCCGCCGGTGTACCCGCCGCCGTACCCGCCGCCCGCCGGCTACCCGTACCCGCCGCCGTACGCGGGCGACCCCTACGACCCGTACCGGCCACTCAAGCCGCCCGGCACCAACGGCAAGGCCATCGCTGCGCTGGCGTGCTCACTGGGCGGCCTGGTGTTCTGCGGGTTTCCGTCGATCGCCGGCATCATCCTGGGCATCGTCGCGATGCGGGAGACCAAGCGCACCGGCCAGGACGGTTTCGGCCTGGCCGTGGCGGGCGTGGCGATCGGCGCGGTGATCGTGGCGTTGATGCTGCTCTACATCGTGTTCATGATCTTCATCGTCTCCAGCAGCACCTCGTACAACAACTACTGA
- a CDS encoding DUF4190 domain-containing protein, which produces MTASGGDSGETPQNEGEPGPSEGTYEAPPIEQSQAPSGYDAPPQPPSAPAYTGYEAPSGYPPPSYPPPGYSPQPGYQPPAPPQGGYPPPGYPPPPPPQQYGGQQYPGGYNYGTPQAGTNTMAIGSLVASVVGLLCGIGSVIGIVLGVVALNQIKQTRQDGYGLAVAGIVVGVATLIISMIWTIYALR; this is translated from the coding sequence ATGACAGCTTCCGGCGGCGACTCCGGCGAAACACCGCAGAACGAGGGCGAGCCGGGTCCTTCGGAGGGCACCTACGAGGCCCCGCCCATCGAACAATCCCAGGCTCCTTCCGGTTACGACGCGCCGCCTCAGCCGCCGTCGGCACCGGCCTACACCGGCTACGAGGCGCCGAGCGGGTATCCGCCGCCGAGCTACCCGCCGCCCGGCTATTCCCCGCAACCGGGCTACCAACCTCCCGCACCGCCCCAGGGCGGCTACCCTCCGCCGGGTTATCCGCCCCCGCCGCCTCCGCAGCAGTACGGCGGCCAGCAGTATCCGGGCGGATACAACTACGGCACCCCCCAGGCGGGCACCAACACCATGGCCATCGGCTCGCTGGTGGCCTCGGTCGTCGGCCTGTTGTGCGGAATCGGCTCGGTCATCGGCATCGTGCTCGGCGTGGTGGCCCTCAACCAGATCAAGCAGACCCGCCAGGACGGCTACGGGCTGGCGGTCGCTGGGATCGTCGTCGGCGTCGCGACCCTGATCATCAGCATGATCTGGACGATCTACGCCCTGCGCTAA
- a CDS encoding general stress protein — protein MTSPFQPGQNPGANPRGAAAASRRGPVGLPTPPKGWPIGSYPTYAEAQKAVDFLSDQQFPVQQVTIVGVDLMQVERVTGRLTWPKVLGGGVITGAWLGIFIGLVLGFFSPNPWASLITGVVAGVIFGLITSAVPYAMARGTRDFSSTMQLVAGRYDVLCDPQNAEQARDLLARLTI, from the coding sequence ATGACCAGCCCTTTCCAACCCGGACAGAACCCCGGTGCGAACCCGCGCGGCGCGGCCGCGGCGTCCCGCCGAGGTCCGGTGGGTTTGCCGACACCGCCGAAAGGCTGGCCGATCGGCTCTTATCCCACCTACGCCGAAGCGCAGAAGGCCGTCGATTTTTTGTCCGACCAGCAGTTCCCGGTGCAGCAGGTGACCATCGTTGGTGTTGACCTCATGCAGGTCGAGAGGGTGACCGGCCGGCTGACCTGGCCGAAGGTTCTGGGCGGCGGCGTCATCACCGGTGCCTGGCTGGGTATCTTCATCGGCTTGGTGCTGGGCTTCTTCAGCCCCAATCCGTGGGCCTCGCTGATCACCGGCGTGGTCGCCGGTGTGATCTTCGGGTTGATCACCTCGGCCGTTCCCTACGCCATGGCACGCGGCACAAGGGATTTCAGCTCGACGATGCAGCTGGTGGCGGGGCGCTACGACGTGCTGTGCGATCCGCAGAACGCCGAGCAGGCGCGGGACCTGCTGGCGCGCTTGACGATCTGA